Proteins encoded in a region of the Marinobacter arenosus genome:
- a CDS encoding CLCA_X family protein, with protein sequence MKVSFIHIRRRYDFRSIEIGRWVTESERDRAAQRFNSALDVLMATLGVPEQVISLRSSLGLQYGIGGQPGVSAHYIPATRQLALAKNAGPGSLAHEWFHAFDHYIAPKTFLGCDRQAFASSLWLDSQAFRPHTLTSQLFRCFEAVLLNAAGTEPSDLFKASRIADSHQNSLYWARPEEMAARAFEAFIEDTAPRDSFLVRGTRNSDEARMGLYPIGAERDRISAAFSNYFCNLGRALSRVAGTGGKPH encoded by the coding sequence GTGAAAGTTTCGTTTATACACATCAGACGACGGTACGACTTCCGGAGCATTGAGATTGGTCGGTGGGTGACCGAATCTGAACGGGATCGGGCCGCCCAGCGCTTCAACAGCGCACTTGATGTTCTCATGGCCACGCTTGGTGTACCTGAGCAGGTCATTTCGCTCAGAAGCTCGCTGGGGCTGCAGTATGGAATTGGCGGGCAACCCGGTGTCAGTGCCCATTATATCCCGGCCACCCGGCAACTCGCCCTCGCCAAGAACGCCGGCCCGGGCAGCCTGGCCCATGAGTGGTTCCACGCGTTCGACCATTACATCGCGCCAAAGACGTTTCTGGGTTGCGACCGCCAGGCCTTCGCCAGCTCCCTTTGGCTCGACAGCCAGGCTTTCAGGCCCCATACCCTGACCTCCCAACTGTTTCGGTGCTTTGAGGCGGTTCTTCTGAATGCCGCGGGCACCGAGCCCAGCGACCTGTTCAAGGCGTCAAGAATCGCCGACAGCCATCAGAATTCACTCTACTGGGCTCGCCCGGAAGAGATGGCCGCGCGGGCGTTTGAAGCCTTCATTGAGGACACGGCTCCCCGGGACAGCTTTCTCGTGCGCGGAACCCGGAATTCCGACGAAGCCCGCATGGGCCTCTACCCCATCGGGGCTGAACGGGATCGGATCAGCGCAGCGTTCAGCAACTACTTCTGCAACCTTGGCCGGGCGCTCAGTCGGGTGGCCGGTACTGGCGGTAAACCGCATTGA